The following are from one region of the Cyanobacterium stanieri LEGE 03274 genome:
- a CDS encoding iron uptake porin — MSKKLNKLSLKTISAIALKSSLKSTKYQLIAALSILVATNPAHAETNFIDIDNQNSMGQVTSVNQLSDVSPTDWAYEALRSLVERYGCIVGYPDRTFRGNRALSRYEFAAGLNACMQSIERLIGTGGVSEEDIAALRRLIAEFETELAALGARVDNLEGRVAFLEDNQFSTTTKLAGEVAFTLADAFGGDVTNPTTGLREDFSAQTTFTSRVRLQMSTSFTGNDVLYTRLTAGNLENSFASQTFTNEGRFAYDGQAGNNLTLDRLHYYFSPTRNLRVFTMASLGGHHFYADTFNSGLEAGGGAGGALSRFGERNPIYRLGLGGQGLGLRTQLGDKFELSAGYLARGGNNPAEGRGLLNGNYSAMGQLVFKPSNRFKLGLTYINSYDPNGAGSAFNFGGTGTRFGNLQGLGLDGIPVASNSYGVQGQFDISPKFSLRAWGGYTNARLIETGSAEIWNYAVALAFPDLGKEGSLGAIIVGAEPYLTGLSVPNAVDFAKDTPLHVEVSYKYPINDRISLTPGLIVLTAPNQNSGANDPIYIGTLRTTFSF, encoded by the coding sequence ATGTCCAAAAAATTGAACAAATTATCATTGAAAACTATAAGTGCGATCGCCCTTAAATCTAGTCTAAAAAGCACCAAATATCAACTAATAGCAGCCCTAAGTATCTTAGTCGCAACCAACCCGGCCCATGCAGAAACCAACTTCATAGACATAGACAACCAAAATTCTATGGGGCAAGTCACCTCCGTAAACCAACTCAGTGACGTATCACCCACAGACTGGGCCTATGAAGCCCTAAGAAGTCTAGTAGAGCGCTATGGTTGTATAGTCGGTTATCCCGATCGCACCTTCCGAGGAAATCGAGCCTTAAGCCGTTATGAATTCGCAGCGGGTTTAAACGCCTGTATGCAATCCATTGAAAGACTAATCGGCACAGGAGGAGTAAGCGAAGAAGACATTGCCGCCCTGAGAAGGTTAATTGCTGAATTTGAAACCGAACTAGCAGCCCTTGGTGCTAGAGTTGACAACCTAGAAGGTAGAGTCGCCTTTTTAGAAGACAATCAATTTTCCACCACCACCAAACTAGCAGGAGAAGTCGCCTTTACCCTAGCCGATGCATTCGGAGGAGATGTCACCAACCCCACCACAGGATTAAGGGAAGACTTTAGCGCCCAAACTACCTTTACTTCCCGAGTAAGGCTACAAATGTCCACCAGTTTCACAGGCAACGACGTATTATACACCCGCCTAACCGCAGGTAACCTTGAAAATTCCTTCGCCAGTCAAACCTTCACCAATGAAGGACGTTTCGCCTACGATGGACAAGCAGGAAATAACCTCACCCTAGATCGTCTTCACTACTACTTTTCCCCCACCCGTAACTTGCGAGTATTTACCATGGCAAGTTTAGGAGGACATCACTTCTATGCCGATACCTTTAATTCAGGTTTAGAAGCAGGGGGAGGCGCAGGGGGTGCATTATCCCGATTTGGCGAACGAAATCCCATCTATCGTCTAGGTTTAGGAGGACAAGGTTTAGGATTGAGAACCCAACTAGGCGACAAATTTGAGCTTTCCGCAGGTTATTTAGCTAGAGGAGGTAACAACCCCGCCGAAGGTAGAGGCTTACTCAATGGTAACTATTCAGCCATGGGACAATTAGTCTTTAAACCTAGTAATCGATTTAAACTTGGTTTAACCTACATTAACAGTTATGACCCCAATGGCGCAGGTTCAGCCTTTAACTTTGGTGGCACTGGCACTAGATTTGGTAACCTACAAGGGTTAGGATTGGATGGAATTCCCGTAGCCAGTAACTCCTATGGAGTTCAAGGTCAATTTGATATTAGTCCTAAATTCAGTCTTCGTGCTTGGGGAGGTTATACCAACGCCAGACTAATAGAAACAGGCAGTGCAGAAATTTGGAACTATGCCGTCGCCCTCGCATTTCCCGATTTGGGTAAAGAAGGCAGTTTAGGAGCGATTATTGTCGGTGCTGAACCCTATTTAACGGGTTTGAGTGTACCTAATGCCGTTGATTTTGCCAAAGATACTCCTTTACACGTCGAAGTTTCCTATAAATATCCCATCAACGATCGCATCAGCCTCACCCCAGGATTAATTGTCTTAACTGCACCTAATCAAAATAGTGGAGCTAACGATCCTATTTATATCGGTACTTTGAGAACTACTTTTAGTTTCTAA